The following are from one region of the Salvia splendens isolate huo1 chromosome 2, SspV2, whole genome shotgun sequence genome:
- the LOC121792327 gene encoding serine racemase-like — translation MEGKAQASSSMYAADLSSIKAAQDRISSHAHKTPVLSSETLDALSGRKLYFKCECFQKGGAFKFRGACNAVFSLTDDEAARGVITHSSGNHAAALSLAAKLRGIPAHIVIPKNAPKCKVENVIRYGGQVIWSEATMQSREEVAAKVLKDTGAVLIHPYNDGRIISGQGTIYLELSEQIPQIDTIIVPISGGGLISGVALAAKSINPSVRVLAAEPKGADDAAQSKKAGTVITLPETKTIADGLRASLGSFTWPVVRDLVDGIIVVEDREIIEAMRLCYEVLKVAVEPSGAIGLAAVLSESFRNNPSWDGCKNVGIVVSGGNVDLDVMWKSLKNGV, via the exons ATGGAAGGAAAAGCGCAAGCATCCAGTAGTATGTATGCTGCTGATCTCTCATCGATAAAAGCAGCTCAAGATCGCATCAGCTCTCACGCCCACAAAACTCCGGTCTTGTCCTCAGAGACTCTTGATGCTCTCTCTGGAAGGAAGCTTTACTTCAAATGTGAATGTTTTCAGAAAGG TGGAGCTTTCAAATTCAGAGGTGCCTGCAATGCTGTATTTTCTCTTACAGATGACGAGGCAGCTAGGGGTGTCATAACGCATAGCAG TGGGAATCATGCTGCAGCACTTTCTTTGGCTGCAAAACTACGAGGAATACCAGCACATATAGTCATTCCCAAAAATGCCCCAAAATGCAAAGTTGAGAATGTCATTCGTTATGGTGGTCAGGTTATCTGGAGCGAGGCAACGATGCAGTCTAGGGAGGAGGTCGCTGCGAAGGTATTGAAGGATACTGGTGCTGTTCTGATTCATCCGTATAATGATGGCCGTATCATAAG TGGACAGGGGACCATATATCTGGAGCTATCGGAACAGATTCCTCAAATCGACACCATAATAGTTCCGATAAGTG GAGGCGGATTGATCTCAGGCGTGGCATTAGCTGCCAAGTCAATTAATCCCTCGGTTCGAGTCCTGGCAGCTGAACCAAAGGGAGCAGACGATGCTGCTCAATCCAAAAAGGCAGGCACTGTAATCACTCTACCTGAGACGAAGACCATAGCTGATGGCCTCCGAGCATCTCTTGGAAGTTTCACGTG GCCTGTTGTTCGGGATTTGGTGGATGGCATCATTGTTGTTGAGGATAGAGAGATCATAGAAGCAATGCGACTCTGTTACGAGGTTCTTAAGGTGGCCGTGGAGCCAAGTGGAGCAATCGGCCTTGCTGCGGTGCTATCGGAGAGTTTCAGGAATAATCCCAGTTGGGATGGCTGCAAGAATGTGGGGATAGTTGTTTCAGGAGGCAATGTTGATTTGGATGTGATGTGGAAATCCTTAAAGAATGGAGTTTGA
- the LOC121778796 gene encoding formin-like protein 11 yields MECVKHERDGCSSSSFGERIIHKFDDKIEHVEANSDDDDDNASFHSFCDSQTRLSNVSATSVGEEIKETHPTAASNIPPPPPPPPLLSSSLVSMKSEEDKAKTPSPSKHVLEPKRLHNITILSKALNVTTEQVCAALIQGEGLSLQDLEALLKMVPTKEEEAKLANYKGDTLELGHAQKPVKAMIQIPSAFARIESMHYRETFEDELLHLKKSFSILEEACKELRSSRDFLSMLDNVCKELRASPRSPNPLVPFG; encoded by the exons ATGG AGTGTGTGAAGCATGAGCGTGACGGCTGCTCCAGCTCTTCTTTCGGCGAAAGAATAATTCACAAATTTGATGATAAAATTGAACATGTTGAAGCAAAttcagatgatgatgatgataatgcaTCCTTCCATTCTTTTTGTGATTCGCAAACGAGGCTCTCCAATGTTTCAGCTACTAGCGTAGGCGAAGAAATTAAGGAAACACATCCTACAGCTGCCTCAAAcattccaccaccaccaccacctccgccgTTACTAAGTAGCTCACTGGTGTCTATGAAGAGCGAGGAAGACAAGGCCAAAACTCCATCTCCAAGCAAGCACGTGCTCGAGCCTAAGAGACTGCACAACATCACCATACTTTCCAAGGCCCTGAACGTCACCACAGAGCAAGTTTGCGCCGCATTAATCCAAG GGGAAGGTCTGTCCCTTCAAGATTTGGAAGCACTGTTAAAGATGGTGCCGACAAAGGAAGAAGAGGCGAAGCTCGCCAACTACAAAGGCGACACACTCGAATTGGGGCATGCGCAGAAGCCGGTTAAGGCAATGATCCAGATACCATCAGCGTTTGCAAGGATCGAATCAATGCACTACAGGGAAACCTTCGAAGACGAACTTCTCCATCTCAAGAAATCATTCTCCATACTCGAG GAAGCATGCAAGGAGCTGAGGTCGAGCCG GGACTTCCTGAGCATGTTGGACAATGTTTGCAAGGAGCTGAGGGCCTCGCCGCGCTCTCCGAATCCGCTAGTTCCCTTCGGATAG
- the LOC121778784 gene encoding formin-like protein 2 — MGHTCHHPLLLHLIFVIIVILLISFHTLISFDYTNHAVHKCFPNQHSKRLFLFQKFRLFLPLNPTNGDPANFPASPAPAPGPRITHRGSPAPSPVAQRRTHHSHPHPHPRAHKAQKEERGRGKRAMTALLASVGVSSALCAVAMFFGCRKFKRRRKKQRSGLPKFMSSMKKITTDPGPDLFYLKSLESAFQPDKYCLKLDSSTAKMCSAENTFHEKVRDSEQGRTHVETG; from the coding sequence ATGGGGCATACTTGCCATCATCCTCTTCTTCTCCACCTGATTTTCGTCATCATTGTTATCTTACTCATCTCTTTCCACACTCTCATCTCATTCGATTACACCAATCATGCCGTCCACAAATGTTTTCCTAATCAACACTCCAAAAGGCTCTTTCTCTTCCAGAAATTCAGACTCTTTCTTCCACTCAATCCCACAAATGGAGATCCCGCAAATTTCCCTGCATCGCCAGCGCCGGCTCCAGGGCCCCGCATTACCCACCGCGGCTCTCCGGCTCCTTCTCCGGTGGCACAGCGGCGCACGCACCACAGCCACCCGCACCCGCACCCTCGGGCTCACAAGGCGCAGAAGGAGGAGCGAGGGAGAGGCAAGAGAGCTATGACTGCTTTGCTTGCATCAGTCGGAGTTTCCTCGGCATTGTGCGCGGTGGCGATGTTTTTCGGCTGCCGGAAATTCAAGAGACGGCGGAAGAAACAGAGGAGTGGTTTGCCCAAGTTTATGAGCTCAATGAAAAAGATAACCACAGATCCCGGCCCTGATCTTTTCTACCTCAAATCGTTGGAATCTGCATTCCAACCAGATAAATACTGTCTCAAACTTGACTCCTCCACCGCAAAAATGTGCTCCGCCGAGAATACATTTCATGAGAAAGTCAGGGATTCGGAGCAGGGGCGGACACACGTAGAAACTGGGTAG